A genome region from Pseudomonas helmanticensis includes the following:
- a CDS encoding [protein-PII] uridylyltransferase, whose amino-acid sequence MPQVDPELFDRGQFQAELALKASPIAAFKKAIRQAREVLDARFRNGRDIRRLIEDRAWFVDNILQKAWDQFNWSEDADIALVAVGGYGRGELHPYSDIDLLILLDSADHEIFRDSIERFLTLLWDIGLEVGQSVRSVDECAEEARADLTVVTNLMESRTICGPERLRQRMLDVTSTAHMWPAKEFFLAKRAEQKARHHKYNDTEYNLEPNVKGSPGGLRDIQTILWVARRQYGTLNLRALAGEGFLVESENALLASSQEFLWKVRYALHMLAGRSEDRLLFDHQRTIAGLLGFEGDDAKQAVENFMQQYFRVVMSIAQLSDLIIQHFEEVILAPEDEAPPQPINSRFQLHDGYIEARNDNVFRRTPFAMLEIFVLMAQQPDIKGVRADTIRLLREHRHLIDDNFRNDIRNTSLFIELFKCKIGIHRNLRRMNRYGILGRYLPEFGFIVGQMQHDLFHIYTVDAHTLNLIKHLRKLQYTQVSEKFPLAAKLMAKLPKPELIYMAGLYHDIGKGRHGDHSEIGAVDAEAFCQRHQLPVWDSRLIVWLVQNHLVMSTTAQRKDLSDPQVIHDFALAVGDETRLDYLYVLTVADINATNPTLWNSWRASLLRQLYTETKRALRRGLENPVDREEQIRQTQSAALDILVRGGTDPDDVEQLWAQLGDDYFLRHTAGDVAWHSDAILQQPVDGGPLVLIKETTQREFEGGTQIFIYAPDQHDFFAVTVAAMDQLNLNIHDARVITSSSQFTLDTYIVLDNEGESIGDNPARVKQIRDGLTEALRNPDDYPTIIQRRVPRQLKHFAFAPQVTIHNDAQRPVTVLELTAPDRPGLLARIGGIFLEFDLSLQNAKIATLGERVEDVFFITDAHNQPLSDPLLCSRLQDAIVEQLSVNQEPDIKLSRISI is encoded by the coding sequence ATGCCGCAGGTGGATCCCGAACTCTTCGACCGCGGCCAGTTCCAGGCTGAACTGGCTCTCAAAGCGAGTCCTATCGCGGCGTTCAAGAAGGCGATCCGCCAGGCTCGCGAAGTGCTCGACGCGCGTTTTCGCAATGGCCGCGACATCCGTCGGCTGATCGAAGACCGTGCCTGGTTCGTCGACAATATCCTGCAAAAGGCCTGGGACCAGTTCAACTGGAGCGAAGACGCCGACATCGCGCTGGTCGCGGTCGGCGGTTATGGTCGCGGCGAGCTGCACCCCTATTCCGACATCGACCTGCTGATCCTGCTGGACAGCGCCGATCACGAAATTTTTCGCGACTCGATCGAGCGCTTTCTGACGCTGCTGTGGGACATCGGCCTGGAAGTCGGCCAGAGCGTGCGCTCGGTCGACGAATGCGCCGAAGAAGCCCGCGCCGACCTGACGGTGGTCACCAACCTGATGGAAAGCCGCACCATTTGCGGCCCCGAGCGTCTGCGCCAGCGCATGCTCGATGTCACCAGCACTGCACACATGTGGCCGGCCAAGGAGTTTTTCCTGGCCAAGCGCGCCGAACAGAAGGCCCGCCATCACAAGTACAACGACACCGAATACAACCTGGAACCCAACGTCAAAGGCTCGCCCGGCGGACTGCGGGATATTCAGACGATCCTCTGGGTGGCCCGACGTCAGTACGGCACGCTTAACCTGCGCGCCCTCGCCGGCGAAGGCTTTTTGGTCGAGAGCGAAAACGCCCTGCTCGCCTCCTCCCAGGAATTCCTCTGGAAAGTGCGTTACGCCCTGCACATGCTTGCCGGGCGTTCAGAAGATCGCCTGCTGTTCGATCATCAACGCACCATCGCCGGCCTGCTCGGTTTTGAAGGTGACGACGCCAAACAGGCGGTCGAAAACTTCATGCAGCAGTATTTCCGCGTGGTGATGAGCATTGCCCAGCTCAGCGACCTGATCATCCAGCACTTCGAGGAAGTCATCCTCGCACCAGAAGACGAAGCGCCGCCGCAACCGATCAATTCGCGCTTCCAGCTGCACGACGGCTACATCGAAGCGCGCAACGACAACGTGTTCCGCCGCACGCCATTTGCCATGCTGGAAATCTTCGTGCTGATGGCCCAGCAGCCAGATATCAAAGGCGTGCGCGCCGACACCATTCGTCTGCTGCGCGAGCATCGTCACCTGATCGACGACAACTTCCGTAACGATATTCGCAACACCAGCCTGTTCATCGAGCTGTTCAAGTGCAAGATCGGCATCCACCGCAACCTGCGCCGAATGAACCGTTACGGGATTCTCGGGCGTTATCTGCCGGAGTTCGGCTTTATCGTCGGGCAAATGCAGCACGACCTGTTCCACATCTATACGGTCGATGCGCACACGCTGAACCTGATCAAGCACCTGCGCAAATTGCAGTACACCCAGGTCTCGGAGAAATTCCCGCTGGCCGCCAAGCTGATGGCCAAGCTGCCCAAGCCCGAGCTGATCTACATGGCCGGTCTGTACCACGACATCGGCAAGGGTCGGCACGGCGATCACTCGGAGATCGGCGCGGTCGATGCCGAGGCGTTCTGCCAGCGCCACCAGTTGCCGGTGTGGGACAGTCGCCTGATTGTCTGGCTGGTGCAAAACCACCTGGTGATGTCGACCACCGCCCAACGCAAGGACTTGTCCGATCCGCAAGTGATTCACGATTTCGCCCTGGCGGTCGGCGATGAAACCCGTCTCGACTACCTCTACGTGCTGACCGTGGCCGACATCAACGCGACCAACCCGACGCTGTGGAACTCATGGCGCGCCAGCCTGCTGCGCCAGCTCTACACCGAAACCAAACGCGCCTTGCGCCGTGGCCTGGAAAACCCGGTGGATCGCGAAGAGCAGATCCGTCAGACCCAGAGCGCGGCACTGGATATTCTGGTGCGTGGCGGTACCGATCCGGACGACGTCGAGCAGTTGTGGGCGCAGTTGGGCGATGACTACTTCCTGCGGCACACGGCGGGCGACGTGGCCTGGCACAGCGACGCGATCCTCCAGCAGCCGGTCGATGGCGGTCCGCTGGTGCTGATCAAGGAAACCACCCAACGCGAATTCGAGGGCGGCACGCAGATCTTCATTTATGCACCGGACCAGCATGACTTCTTCGCCGTGACCGTGGCGGCGATGGATCAGCTCAACCTGAACATTCATGACGCCCGGGTCATCACCTCGAGCAGCCAGTTCACCCTCGACACCTACATCGTGCTCGACAACGAAGGCGAATCCATCGGCGACAACCCGGCGCGGGTCAAACAGATCCGCGACGGTTTGACCGAAGCGCTGCGCAATCCGGACGACTACCCGACGATCATCCAGCGTCGGGTGCCACGCCAGCTCAAGCATTTCGCGTTTGCGCCGCAGGTGACCATCCACAACGACGCGCAGCGTCCGGTGACCGTGCTGGAACTGACCGCGCCGGACCGGCCGGGCCTGTTGGCACGGATTGGCGGGATTTTTCTCGAGTTCGACCTGTCGCTGCAAAACGCCAAGATTGCGACCCTGGGCGAGCGCGTGGAAGACGTGTTCTTCATCACCGACGCGCACAACCAGCCGCTGTCCGACCCGCTGCTGTGCAGCCGTTTGCAGGATGCGATTGTTGAGCAGTTGAGCGTCAATCAGGAACCGGATATCAAGCTTTCGCGTATCAGTATTTGA
- the dapC gene encoding succinyldiaminopimelate transaminase, with translation MNNALNQLQPYPFEKLRALLGTVTPNPDKRPIALSIGEPKHRSPSFVAEALANNLDQMAVYPTTLGIPALREAIAGWCERRFGVPSGWIDPARNVLPVNGTREALFAFTQTVINRGDDALVVSPNPFYQIYEGAAFLAGAKPHYLPCLDENGFNPDFDAVSPDIWKRCQILFLCSPGNPTGALIPVDVLKKLIALADEYDFVIAADECYSELYFEEQTPPPGLLTACVELGRKDFKRCVVFHSLSKRSNLPGLRSGFVAGDADILKGFLLYRTYHGCAMPVQTQLASVAAWNDEEHVRANRALYREKFDAVLAILSPVMDVQRPDGSFYLWPNVQGDDTAFCRDLFEQEHVTVVPGSYLSRDVDGVNPGAGRVRMALVAPLAECVEAAERIRDFIKRR, from the coding sequence ATGAACAACGCTCTGAACCAGCTCCAGCCTTACCCGTTCGAAAAGCTCCGCGCCCTGCTCGGCACCGTGACGCCGAACCCGGACAAACGTCCGATCGCCCTGTCGATCGGCGAGCCGAAACATCGCTCGCCAAGCTTTGTCGCCGAAGCGCTGGCGAACAATCTGGATCAGATGGCGGTTTATCCGACCACGTTGGGCATCCCGGCCCTGCGCGAAGCCATCGCTGGCTGGTGCGAGCGGCGTTTTGGCGTGCCGAGCGGCTGGATCGATCCGGCGCGCAATGTGCTGCCGGTCAACGGCACCCGCGAAGCGTTGTTCGCCTTCACCCAGACCGTGATCAACCGTGGCGATGATGCGCTGGTCGTCAGCCCGAACCCGTTCTATCAGATCTACGAAGGCGCCGCGTTCCTCGCCGGGGCCAAGCCGCACTATCTGCCGTGCCTCGACGAGAACGGCTTCAACCCGGATTTCGATGCCGTTTCTCCCGACATCTGGAAGCGCTGCCAGATCCTCTTCCTGTGCTCGCCAGGCAACCCGACCGGCGCGCTGATTCCGGTCGATGTGCTGAAAAAACTCATCGCCCTGGCTGACGAATACGACTTCGTGATCGCCGCCGACGAGTGCTACAGCGAGCTGTATTTCGAAGAACAGACCCCGCCGCCGGGCCTGCTGACGGCCTGCGTTGAATTGGGTCGCAAGGATTTCAAGCGCTGCGTGGTGTTCCACAGTTTGTCCAAGCGCTCCAACCTGCCGGGCCTGCGTTCCGGTTTCGTCGCCGGCGACGCCGATATCCTCAAGGGTTTCCTGCTCTATCGCACCTACCACGGCTGCGCGATGCCGGTCCAAACCCAACTGGCCTCCGTCGCCGCCTGGAACGACGAAGAACACGTGCGCGCCAACCGTGCGCTGTACCGCGAGAAGTTCGACGCGGTACTGGCAATCCTCAGCCCGGTGATGGACGTTCAGCGTCCTGATGGCAGTTTCTACCTGTGGCCGAATGTGCAGGGTGACGATACTGCGTTCTGCCGGGACCTGTTCGAACAGGAACACGTGACCGTAGTCCCGGGTTCTTACCTGTCCCGCGATGTCGACGGAGTCAACCCGGGTGCAGGTCGCGTGCGGATGGCACTGGTTGCGCCGCTGGCAGAATGTGTCGAGGCTGCGGAACGTATCCGCGACTTCATCAAGCGCCGCTAA
- a CDS encoding M12 family metallopeptidase has product MPDCKICTTLPPKSQSPSYQAALAENPANVSRQGISLLGVALDGKVWKAFRTLSVTFLDNLTNDEQRQYREVIREWGNHINLDIAFTSERDADIRIKTKTSDNSSAVGTDALTVDVQNPTMYIAEKPGSSRFRTVLLHEFGHALGFEHEHLHPYANIPWNKQKVYDHFTRLGMSRAAIDENFFTKINQKMSVTAYDQKSIMHYPIEKTFTDGVFEVTENTELSRLDIHMARTVYPR; this is encoded by the coding sequence ATGCCAGACTGCAAAATCTGTACGACACTGCCGCCGAAAAGCCAAAGTCCTTCCTATCAGGCCGCGCTTGCCGAAAACCCTGCCAACGTCAGCAGACAGGGCATTTCCTTACTGGGCGTGGCCCTTGATGGAAAGGTATGGAAAGCGTTCAGGACGCTTAGCGTCACGTTTCTCGATAACCTGACGAACGACGAGCAAAGGCAGTATCGGGAAGTCATTCGGGAATGGGGCAACCATATCAATCTGGATATCGCGTTCACGAGCGAGCGCGATGCCGACATTCGCATCAAGACCAAAACCAGTGACAACAGCTCTGCCGTTGGCACAGACGCACTCACCGTCGATGTGCAGAATCCAACGATGTACATTGCCGAAAAGCCAGGCAGCAGCAGATTCAGAACGGTATTACTGCACGAGTTCGGCCACGCCTTGGGCTTCGAACACGAGCATTTGCACCCGTACGCCAACATCCCTTGGAACAAGCAAAAGGTTTACGACCACTTCACGCGACTCGGTATGAGCAGAGCCGCTATTGACGAAAACTTCTTCACCAAGATCAATCAAAAGATGTCTGTGACCGCTTATGATCAAAAGTCGATCATGCACTACCCGATAGAAAAAACCTTCACCGACGGAGTATTTGAGGTCACTGAAAACACCGAACTAAGTAGATTGGATATACACATGGCGCGAACCGTTTATCCCCGATAA
- a CDS encoding Na+/H+ antiporter, with protein MQTAYTVLILLMLVSVSRLVGRVIPLPLPLVQIAAGALLAWPTLGLHVALDPELFLFLFLPPLLFSDGWRMPKREFWHLRGPILTLAVGLVLFTVVGAGYFIHWLLPAIPLPVAFALAAVLSPTDAVAVSAISQNRLPTPLMHILQGEALMNDASGLVTFKFALAAAITGVFSLTNASLTFVVVALGGLAVGVALSWLVGRLRAWMIARGWDDPATHVVFMLLLPFAAYVLAERLGVSGILSAVAAGMMQSWLDLLPRQTSTRLLNRSVWSLLEFAFNGLIFLLLGLQLPDIIKAVVSHEPTLWPTLFYRCLDVVAIFLALVLLRFIWVQSIWRLSVLLRRLRGKNELTQVPTARSCWLLTVGGVRGAVTLAGVMSVPMLMGAEAFPERDLLIFIAAGVILLSLISACIALPLLLRGIEKSPDDKRRQEVRDAWRKTAEAAIHALETEEVGPQDAAQAALAAELKARIMSEYRHQLDVFNDSAEAQALAFQMDLLERRLRLKALRAQRLELYSLSRHHQIGDDVLREVLGELDLSEANLGVLK; from the coding sequence ATGCAAACTGCTTACACCGTCCTGATCCTGCTGATGCTGGTCAGCGTTTCGCGTCTGGTCGGACGGGTCATCCCGCTGCCTCTGCCGCTGGTGCAAATCGCCGCCGGCGCCTTGCTCGCCTGGCCGACCCTCGGTCTGCACGTGGCGCTCGATCCTGAATTGTTCCTCTTTCTGTTCCTGCCGCCGCTGCTGTTTTCCGATGGCTGGCGCATGCCCAAACGTGAATTCTGGCATTTGCGCGGGCCGATCCTGACCTTGGCGGTTGGTCTGGTGCTGTTCACCGTAGTCGGCGCCGGCTACTTCATTCACTGGTTGTTGCCGGCGATTCCGTTGCCGGTAGCCTTCGCCCTGGCCGCTGTGCTGTCGCCAACCGACGCGGTTGCGGTCTCGGCGATTTCGCAGAACCGCTTGCCGACGCCGCTGATGCATATCTTGCAGGGCGAAGCGTTGATGAACGACGCCTCGGGTCTGGTGACCTTCAAGTTCGCACTGGCCGCGGCGATCACCGGCGTGTTCTCGCTGACCAACGCCAGCCTGACCTTTGTCGTGGTGGCCCTCGGTGGGCTGGCCGTCGGCGTGGCCTTGAGCTGGCTGGTCGGGCGCCTGCGCGCCTGGATGATCGCGCGAGGCTGGGACGATCCCGCCACGCACGTGGTGTTCATGTTGCTGCTGCCGTTCGCTGCTTATGTATTGGCTGAACGCCTCGGGGTCTCGGGCATTCTCTCGGCAGTGGCGGCGGGCATGATGCAGAGCTGGCTCGATCTGCTGCCTCGGCAAACCAGCACCCGCTTGCTTAATCGCAGCGTCTGGTCGCTGCTGGAGTTTGCCTTCAACGGGTTGATCTTCCTGCTGCTCGGTCTGCAGTTGCCGGACATCATCAAAGCGGTGGTCAGCCACGAACCGACGTTATGGCCGACCCTGTTCTATCGCTGTCTCGACGTGGTGGCGATCTTTCTCGCCTTGGTGCTGCTGCGGTTTATCTGGGTGCAGAGCATCTGGCGCTTGTCGGTGTTGCTGCGGCGTTTGCGTGGCAAGAACGAGTTGACTCAGGTGCCGACGGCGCGCTCCTGCTGGCTGCTGACGGTGGGTGGCGTACGCGGTGCGGTGACGCTGGCGGGTGTGATGTCGGTGCCGATGTTGATGGGCGCGGAGGCGTTTCCCGAGCGTGATCTGCTGATCTTTATCGCTGCCGGGGTGATTCTGCTGTCGTTGATTTCGGCGTGTATCGCTCTGCCTCTGTTGTTGCGCGGCATCGAAAAAAGCCCGGACGACAAACGTCGCCAGGAAGTGCGCGACGCCTGGCGCAAGACCGCCGAGGCAGCGATTCATGCGCTGGAAACCGAGGAGGTCGGCCCGCAGGATGCAGCGCAGGCCGCTCTCGCGGCAGAACTCAAGGCGCGGATCATGTCCGAGTACCGCCATCAGCTCGATGTCTTCAACGACTCGGCCGAAGCACAGGCCCTGGCGTTTCAGATGGATCTGCTCGAGCGTCGTTTACGCCTCAAGGCACTTCGCGCGCAACGTCTGGAACTCTACAGCCTCAGCCGTCATCACCAGATCGGTGATGACGTATTGCGCGAGGTATTAGGTGAGCTTGATTTGAGTGAGGCCAATCTGGGGGTGTTGAAGTAG
- a CDS encoding ArsC family reductase: MTVSSKTLHLFGIKACDTMKKARTWLDEHAVSYDFHDYKSAGIDREHLTQWCDEHGWQTVLNRAGTTFRKLDDERKADLDQSKAIELMLAQPSMIKRPVLDLGDRTLIGFKPDIYAAALK; this comes from the coding sequence TTGACCGTTTCAAGTAAAACGTTGCACCTTTTCGGCATCAAAGCCTGCGACACCATGAAAAAGGCGCGCACCTGGCTCGATGAACACGCTGTCAGCTACGACTTTCACGATTACAAAAGCGCCGGCATCGACCGTGAGCACCTGACCCAATGGTGTGACGAGCACGGCTGGCAAACGGTGTTGAACCGTGCAGGCACGACCTTTCGCAAACTCGACGACGAACGTAAAGCCGATCTCGACCAGTCGAAAGCCATCGAACTGATGCTCGCTCAACCCTCGATGATCAAGCGCCCGGTGCTCGATCTCGGTGACCGAACCCTGATTGGCTTCAAGCCAGATATCTACGCGGCCGCTCTGAAGTAA
- the dapD gene encoding 2,3,4,5-tetrahydropyridine-2,6-dicarboxylate N-succinyltransferase: protein MSNSLFSIAFGVGTQNRQGAWLEVFYAQPLLNPSAELVAAVAPILGYTEGNQAITFTTAQAAQLAEAVKGIDAVQGKLLTRLAESHKPLVATLLAEDAQLTSTPEAYLKLHLLSHRLVKPHGVSLAGIFPLLPNVAWTSQGAIDLSELAEMQLEARLRGDLLEVFSVDKFPKMTDYVVPAGVRIADAARLRLGAYVGEGTTVMHEGFINFNAGTEGPGMIEGRVSAGVFIGKGSDLGGGCSTMGTLSGGGNIVIKVGEGCLIGANAGIGIPLGDRNTVESGLYVTAGTKVALLDEHNNLVKVVKARELAGQTDLLFRRNSETGAVECKTHKSAIELNEALHAHN from the coding sequence ATGTCCAATTCCCTGTTCAGCATCGCCTTTGGTGTCGGCACTCAGAATCGTCAAGGCGCATGGCTGGAAGTGTTCTACGCACAGCCACTGCTCAACCCTTCGGCCGAACTGGTCGCCGCGGTTGCGCCGATCCTCGGTTACACCGAAGGCAACCAGGCCATCACCTTCACCACCGCTCAGGCTGCACAACTGGCTGAAGCCGTGAAAGGCATCGACGCCGTGCAAGGCAAGCTGCTGACCCGTCTGGCCGAAAGCCACAAGCCGCTGGTCGCCACCCTGCTGGCTGAAGACGCACAGCTGACTTCGACCCCTGAGGCCTACCTCAAGCTGCACCTGCTGTCGCACCGTCTGGTCAAGCCGCACGGCGTGAGCCTGGCCGGGATCTTCCCGTTGCTGCCGAACGTGGCCTGGACCAGCCAGGGCGCCATCGACCTGAGCGAACTGGCGGAAATGCAACTGGAAGCCCGTCTGCGCGGCGATCTGCTGGAAGTGTTTTCGGTCGACAAATTCCCGAAAATGACCGACTACGTGGTTCCGGCCGGCGTGCGTATCGCTGACGCCGCGCGTCTGCGTCTGGGCGCTTACGTCGGTGAAGGCACCACCGTGATGCACGAAGGTTTCATCAACTTCAACGCCGGCACCGAAGGCCCGGGCATGATCGAAGGCCGCGTTTCCGCTGGCGTCTTCATCGGCAAGGGTTCCGATCTGGGCGGCGGTTGCTCGACCATGGGCACCCTGTCGGGCGGCGGCAACATCGTGATCAAGGTTGGCGAAGGCTGCCTGATCGGCGCCAACGCCGGTATCGGTATTCCGTTGGGCGACCGCAACACCGTGGAGTCGGGCCTGTACGTGACCGCCGGCACAAAGGTCGCGCTGCTGGACGAGCACAACAACCTGGTTAAAGTTGTGAAGGCGCGCGAGCTGGCCGGTCAGACTGACCTGCTGTTCCGTCGCAATTCGGAAACCGGTGCTGTGGAATGCAAAACCCACAAATCGGCGATCGAACTGAACGAAGCGCTGCACGCTCACAACTAA
- a CDS encoding aminotransferase class V-fold PLP-dependent enzyme, with translation MMIPSPWRADFPAIAALQRQDQTYLDNAATTQKPQALLDALTHYYANGAANVHRAQHLPGAHATQAFEDSRLKVAHWLNAGDSGQIIFTHGATSALNLLAYGLEHLFHPGDEIVISALEHHANLLPWQQLAQRRNLKLVILPLDTDGLIDLAAAVHLISPRTRLLAVSQLSNVLGAWQPLPALLGMAKAQNALTVVDGAQGVVHGRHDVQALGCDFYVFSSHKLYGPDGLGVLFGRNAALEQLKPWQFGGEMVLEANYHDARFRPAPLGFEAGTPPIASVIGLGATLDYLAGLDQDAVSAHEAVLHDYLLRGLAARNGIRLLGKPQLALASFVVEGVHNADLAHLLTEQGIAVRAGHHCAMPLLKSFELAGAIRVSLALYNDSEDLERFFEALDQALELLR, from the coding sequence ATGATGATTCCCTCCCCGTGGCGTGCCGATTTCCCGGCCATCGCCGCGCTGCAACGGCAAGACCAGACCTATCTGGACAACGCCGCCACCACGCAAAAACCGCAAGCCCTGCTCGACGCGCTGACGCATTACTACGCCAATGGCGCGGCCAATGTGCATCGCGCGCAACACCTGCCCGGCGCCCATGCCACGCAGGCGTTCGAGGACAGTCGGCTCAAGGTTGCCCACTGGCTGAACGCCGGTGACAGTGGGCAGATCATCTTTACCCACGGCGCCACCAGTGCGCTGAACCTCCTGGCTTATGGCCTGGAACATCTTTTCCACCCCGGCGATGAAATTGTCATCAGCGCCCTGGAGCATCACGCCAACCTGCTGCCGTGGCAGCAACTGGCGCAACGTCGCAATCTGAAACTGGTGATCCTGCCGCTGGATACCGACGGTCTGATCGACCTCGCTGCCGCCGTGCACTTGATCAGCCCGCGCACACGCTTGCTGGCGGTCAGTCAGCTGTCCAACGTACTCGGCGCATGGCAGCCATTGCCGGCGCTATTGGGCATGGCCAAGGCGCAGAACGCATTGACCGTGGTCGATGGCGCACAAGGCGTGGTTCACGGTCGGCATGACGTGCAGGCGCTGGGTTGCGACTTTTATGTGTTTTCCAGCCACAAACTGTATGGCCCCGATGGCCTCGGTGTGTTGTTCGGGCGCAATGCTGCACTTGAACAACTGAAGCCTTGGCAGTTCGGCGGTGAAATGGTGCTGGAAGCCAACTACCACGACGCGCGCTTTCGCCCTGCTCCGCTGGGTTTTGAAGCGGGCACACCGCCGATTGCCAGTGTGATCGGCCTCGGTGCCACGCTGGATTATCTGGCCGGGCTCGATCAGGACGCGGTGTCGGCCCACGAAGCGGTGCTGCATGACTATCTGCTGCGAGGCCTCGCCGCTCGTAATGGCATTCGCTTGCTCGGCAAGCCGCAATTGGCGCTGGCGAGTTTTGTCGTCGAAGGCGTGCACAACGCCGATCTGGCGCACTTGCTGACCGAGCAAGGTATTGCCGTGCGCGCCGGACATCATTGCGCGATGCCGTTGCTGAAAAGCTTTGAGCTGGCCGGAGCGATTCGCGTGTCGCTGGCGCTGTACAACGATTCGGAGGATCTGGAACGGTTCTTTGAAGCGCTGGATCAGGCGCTGGAGTTGTTGCGATGA
- a CDS encoding SufE family protein, translating into MSLPVEAAEALQTFQNAAGWEQRARLLMQFGDRLPPLSDADKCEANRVHGCESQVWLVGALREGHWQFSASSDARMIRGLVALLLLRVNGLSAADLKQIDLPDWFNQLGLSRQLSPSRSNGLNAVLQRMNDLAR; encoded by the coding sequence ATGAGTTTGCCGGTCGAAGCCGCCGAGGCGTTGCAGACTTTTCAGAATGCGGCTGGCTGGGAACAGCGGGCGCGGTTGTTGATGCAGTTTGGTGATCGCCTGCCGCCGCTAAGTGACGCCGACAAGTGCGAGGCCAATCGCGTGCATGGCTGTGAGAGTCAGGTGTGGCTGGTTGGGGCGTTGCGCGAGGGTCACTGGCAATTCAGCGCGAGCAGCGATGCGCGGATGATTCGCGGCTTGGTGGCGTTGTTGCTGTTGCGGGTCAACGGGTTGTCGGCGGCTGATTTAAAGCAAATAGACTTGCCTGATTGGTTTAATCAGCTCGGCCTGTCGCGCCAGTTGTCGCCCTCGCGCAGCAACGGCCTGAATGCCGTGCTCCAGCGAATGAATGATCTGGCGCGCTAA
- the tcdA gene encoding tRNA cyclic N6-threonylcarbamoyladenosine(37) synthase TcdA, translating into MVMSTEDPRFAGIARLYGIEGLARLRAAHVAIVGVGGVGSWAAEAIARCGVGEISLFDLDDVCVSNANRQLHALDSTVGKPKVEVMAERLRGINPDCTVHAVADFVTRETMAEYITPNIDCVIDCIDAVNAKAALIAWCKRRKIQIITTGGAGGQIDPTLIQVCDLNRTFNDPLASKVRSTLRRDYGFSRTVTRHYSVPCVFSTEQLRYPKPDGSICLQKSFVGDGVKLDCAGGFGAVMMVTATFGMVAATKAVDKIVAGVRRPSDRVKPDA; encoded by the coding sequence ATGGTCATGAGTACAGAAGATCCGCGGTTTGCAGGCATCGCCCGTTTGTATGGCATCGAAGGCTTGGCGCGTTTACGTGCGGCGCATGTGGCGATCGTCGGCGTCGGTGGCGTCGGTTCCTGGGCGGCGGAAGCCATTGCCCGCTGTGGCGTCGGCGAGATTTCGCTGTTTGATTTGGACGATGTCTGCGTCAGCAACGCCAACCGCCAATTGCACGCGCTGGACAGCACCGTCGGCAAACCCAAGGTCGAGGTGATGGCCGAGCGTCTGCGCGGGATCAATCCGGATTGTACGGTGCACGCAGTGGCGGACTTCGTCACCCGCGAGACCATGGCCGAATACATTACGCCGAACATTGACTGCGTGATCGACTGCATCGACGCGGTTAACGCCAAGGCTGCGCTGATCGCCTGGTGTAAACGCCGCAAGATTCAGATCATCACCACGGGTGGCGCGGGCGGGCAGATTGATCCGACGCTGATCCAGGTCTGCGATCTCAATCGTACGTTCAACGACCCATTGGCCTCGAAAGTGCGTTCGACGTTGCGTCGTGATTACGGTTTTTCGCGCACCGTGACCCGTCATTACAGCGTGCCGTGTGTGTTTTCCACGGAGCAACTGCGCTACCCGAAACCGGATGGCAGCATTTGTTTGCAGAAGAGTTTTGTTGGCGATGGGGTGAAACTGGACTGCGCGGGTGGGTTTGGCGCGGTGATGATGGTCACGGCGACGTTCGGCATGGTCGCGGCGACCAAGGCTGTGGACAAGATTGTCGCGGGTGTGCGGCGCCCTTCAGATCGGGTCAAACCTGACGCCTGA